One window of Chryseobacterium sp. JJR-5R genomic DNA carries:
- a CDS encoding M3 family metallopeptidase produces the protein MKKISSVLLLSALALNQSCTTMKNTDTKQEVPTPDASLSSNPFLKKSKLQYEAPEFDKIKNEHFKPAFDFGLKQHDAEILKIADNPEKPTFENTIVALEKSGEVLKRAMIVFSNLTSADTNPSLQALDEEYAPVFAAHSDKMYLNDNLYQRIKSITDNGLDAESRKLLQFYRQNFEIAGANLSAADKEKLKQINQELASLSTQYSNKLLEARKQGGVFFTDAKELDGLSADEIAAAAIDAKNAGKEGQYLLALQNTTQQPLLQNLKNRASREKLFKASWMRAEKGDGSDTRETIEKLAALRLKKAQVLGKKSFAEWKLQDQMAKTPEAAAKLMNQIAAPAVETARREAKDIQDLIDQQKGGFKVEPWDWNFYAEQVRKAKFDLDENQIKPYFEVTTVLEKGVFYAAEKFYGLTFKKRTDLPVYHPDVVTYEVFDHDGKSIAIYYLDFYTRDSKNGGAWMSNFVEQSYLLGTKPVIVNCYNYQKPAPGKPSLISYDDVSTMFHEFGHSIHGMFANQKYPSLSGTNVPRDFVEFPSQINEHWALDPVVLKNYALHYETKQPIPQALVDKIKKAATFNQGYMTTELVSAAELDMDWHTVTNESQLIPVLDFEKQSLAKHGFTLATVPPRYHTPYFAHIWGGGYSAGYYAYLWSETLDNDAWEWISKNGGLTRENGDRFRKYILSVGNSVDLNQAFRDFTGHDPDIKPLLRSRGFIK, from the coding sequence ATGAAGAAGATTTCGTCGGTATTATTACTCTCTGCGTTAGCACTTAATCAATCCTGTACTACCATGAAAAACACTGATACAAAACAGGAAGTTCCTACACCGGATGCTTCCCTGTCATCAAACCCTTTCCTGAAGAAAAGCAAACTTCAGTATGAAGCCCCCGAATTTGATAAGATCAAGAATGAACATTTCAAGCCGGCATTTGATTTCGGATTAAAGCAGCATGACGCCGAGATCTTAAAGATTGCAGATAACCCTGAAAAGCCGACTTTTGAAAACACGATCGTAGCCTTGGAAAAAAGCGGGGAAGTACTGAAAAGGGCCATGATTGTATTTTCCAATCTTACGAGTGCCGATACCAATCCTTCCCTTCAGGCCCTGGACGAGGAATACGCTCCTGTTTTTGCAGCTCATTCGGATAAAATGTACCTGAATGACAACCTGTACCAGAGAATAAAATCCATCACGGATAACGGTCTGGATGCCGAAAGCCGGAAACTGCTGCAGTTTTACAGGCAGAATTTCGAGATTGCGGGTGCTAACCTTTCAGCGGCAGATAAAGAAAAATTAAAGCAGATTAACCAGGAACTGGCATCGCTTTCCACACAGTATTCAAATAAGCTGCTTGAAGCCAGGAAACAGGGCGGCGTATTCTTTACGGATGCAAAAGAACTGGACGGACTTTCTGCCGATGAGATTGCAGCAGCAGCAATTGATGCTAAAAATGCAGGAAAAGAAGGCCAGTACCTTCTGGCATTACAAAACACCACACAGCAGCCTCTTCTGCAGAACCTTAAAAACAGGGCTTCACGGGAGAAGCTGTTCAAAGCATCCTGGATGAGGGCTGAGAAAGGCGATGGAAGCGATACCCGCGAAACCATTGAAAAACTGGCGGCTTTAAGGCTTAAAAAGGCTCAGGTCTTAGGCAAAAAGAGTTTTGCGGAATGGAAGCTGCAGGACCAAATGGCAAAAACCCCGGAAGCAGCTGCCAAACTGATGAACCAGATTGCTGCACCCGCGGTAGAAACGGCAAGACGTGAAGCAAAAGACATCCAGGATCTGATCGACCAGCAGAAAGGCGGTTTCAAAGTAGAACCGTGGGACTGGAATTTCTATGCTGAACAGGTAAGAAAGGCAAAGTTCGATTTAGATGAAAACCAGATTAAACCTTATTTTGAAGTCACAACCGTACTCGAAAAAGGTGTCTTTTATGCTGCTGAAAAATTTTACGGATTAACTTTTAAAAAGAGGACTGATCTTCCGGTATACCATCCGGATGTGGTAACGTATGAAGTTTTTGACCATGACGGAAAATCAATTGCCATCTATTATCTGGACTTCTATACCCGGGATTCTAAAAATGGCGGTGCATGGATGAGTAACTTTGTGGAGCAGTCTTACCTTCTGGGGACAAAACCTGTGATTGTCAACTGTTACAACTACCAGAAGCCGGCTCCGGGGAAACCTTCCCTGATCAGCTATGACGATGTTTCTACGATGTTCCATGAATTCGGGCACTCCATTCACGGGATGTTTGCAAACCAGAAATACCCATCGCTTTCAGGAACCAATGTGCCGAGGGATTTCGTGGAATTTCCTTCACAGATCAATGAGCACTGGGCCTTAGACCCTGTTGTGCTTAAAAATTATGCGCTTCACTACGAAACAAAGCAGCCGATTCCGCAGGCTTTGGTGGATAAAATTAAAAAGGCGGCCACTTTTAACCAGGGATACATGACTACTGAACTGGTTTCTGCTGCCGAACTGGATATGGACTGGCATACGGTAACCAACGAAAGCCAGCTGATCCCTGTACTGGATTTTGAAAAGCAGTCATTGGCCAAACACGGATTTACCTTGGCAACCGTTCCCCCGAGGTATCATACGCCTTACTTCGCACATATCTGGGGAGGAGGCTATTCTGCCGGGTATTACGCCTATCTGTGGTCTGAAACCCTGGACAATGATGCCTGGGAATGGATCAGCAAAAACGGCGGGCTGACCCGTGAAAACGGAGACCGTTTCAGAAAATATATTTTATCCGTAGGGAATTCTGTAGACCTGAACCAGGCATTCAGGGATTTTACGGGACACGATCCGGATATCAAGCCGTTGTTGAGAAGCAGAGGTTTTATAAAATAA
- a CDS encoding VF530 family protein: MQQQSKDPLHGKRLDAILEELVEYYNGFEKLGEQINIKCFTDNPSISSSLKFLRKTDWARTKVESLYLYVLRQKKRNEMDGGK; this comes from the coding sequence ATGCAGCAACAATCCAAAGACCCGCTTCACGGAAAAAGGCTTGATGCCATCCTTGAGGAGCTTGTGGAATATTACAACGGCTTTGAAAAGCTGGGCGAACAGATCAACATCAAATGTTTTACAGACAACCCGAGCATCAGCTCTTCGCTGAAATTTTTAAGGAAAACAGACTGGGCAAGAACAAAAGTTGAAAGCCTGTATCTATACGTTTTAAGACAAAAAAAACGTAACGAAATGGACGGCGGAAAGTAA
- a CDS encoding SPW repeat protein produces MISSKIHAVLDYLVGILLIAAPWLLGFTDNSTATMVPVILGASTLLYSLFTNYEYSIARMLPYKIHLAIDLVAGIVLLGSPWLFGFSDRIYLPHVILGAFEIVVVMMSRKATSTVRQAEQI; encoded by the coding sequence ATGATTTCATCAAAAATACACGCCGTATTGGATTATCTGGTAGGCATTCTGCTGATTGCCGCACCATGGCTTTTAGGATTTACGGATAACAGCACTGCTACGATGGTTCCCGTTATCCTGGGAGCTTCCACATTACTATACAGCCTTTTCACCAATTATGAATATTCCATAGCCCGCATGCTGCCTTACAAAATTCATCTTGCCATTGATCTGGTAGCCGGTATCGTGTTATTAGGTTCACCGTGGCTTTTCGGCTTCAGTGACAGGATTTATCTACCCCATGTTATTTTGGGAGCATTTGAAATAGTGGTTGTCATGATGTCCAGAAAAGCAACCAGTACCGTCCGTCAGGCGGAACAGATTTAA
- a CDS encoding intradiol ring-cleavage dioxygenase, with the protein MKTMNRMGFLKSLGLAGVAAVASPILIRCGSGDMTDLSSTDASSSGSGSASGSGSSATGCSVTNSETEGPFPTKSPSSLVQTNIVSDRTGVPFTIGITVQNTNAACANLQGAIVDIWHCDKDGNYSEYGGTGMQAANYTAVHFLRGRQTTDANGKVNFTSVFPGWYNGRATHIHVHIYNASGQSLLVTQIAFPEGSDSAVAQVAASTGYKGMNGYTYNANDNVFSDGTANEMSAVTGSVSGGFSLSHTIKVSA; encoded by the coding sequence ATGAAAACAATGAATAGAATGGGCTTTCTGAAAAGCCTGGGTTTGGCCGGGGTAGCTGCTGTGGCCTCACCGATCCTGATCCGCTGCGGAAGCGGTGATATGACAGATCTTTCTTCCACGGATGCTTCAAGTTCAGGCTCAGGTTCTGCTTCAGGATCCGGATCTTCTGCAACAGGCTGTTCCGTTACCAATTCTGAAACCGAAGGCCCATTTCCTACCAAGTCGCCTTCCTCGCTGGTGCAGACAAATATTGTGAGTGACAGAACCGGGGTTCCTTTCACCATAGGAATTACCGTTCAGAATACAAATGCCGCCTGTGCAAATCTGCAGGGCGCCATCGTAGACATCTGGCACTGTGATAAAGACGGCAACTATTCTGAATATGGAGGGACAGGCATGCAGGCTGCCAATTATACCGCCGTTCATTTTCTGCGCGGAAGGCAGACTACGGATGCTAACGGGAAGGTAAACTTCACTTCCGTTTTTCCGGGCTGGTACAACGGAAGGGCCACTCACATTCATGTTCATATCTATAATGCCTCAGGACAATCGCTTTTGGTCACCCAGATCGCATTTCCGGAAGGCAGCGACAGCGCAGTCGCTCAGGTGGCGGCAAGTACCGGCTACAAAGGCATGAATGGGTATACTTACAATGCAAATGACAATGTATTCAGCGACGGAACGGCCAATGAAATGTCTGCCGTTACAGGAAGCGTAAGCGGAGGTTTTTCTCTGTCGCACACTATAAAAGTCTCAGCTTGA
- a CDS encoding head GIN domain-containing protein has translation MKPTPLLIFSACIVLASCEGKYDRSHRENGKDSWVENVVTNDHGLAKQKQITGNFDEIEVSQAIDAEIIKSDVEKVVIYAPENIIDEVLAKISGGKLHVHYKAGIRVMDSHNVSAKIYAKDFNKLNANSAAKITVKDKFVQEKTDIEVSSSASISGNLEANDFEISAGSSSSFSGKIWAVDLDIEASSGASIDISGKARNAEISSSSGSSISAKDVMVQNLKADASSGASVDISAISSVNAEASSGGSINVYKKGNITSINKEETSGGSVNIQ, from the coding sequence ATGAAACCAACACCTCTTCTTATTTTTTCAGCATGTATCGTATTAGCTTCATGCGAAGGCAAATATGACAGGAGTCACCGTGAAAACGGAAAAGACAGCTGGGTAGAAAATGTCGTTACCAATGACCATGGGCTGGCAAAACAGAAACAGATCACCGGGAATTTTGACGAGATAGAGGTTTCCCAGGCTATTGATGCCGAAATTATAAAATCGGATGTTGAAAAAGTGGTCATCTATGCACCGGAAAATATCATTGATGAGGTTTTGGCGAAGATCAGCGGCGGAAAGCTTCATGTTCATTATAAAGCCGGCATCAGGGTAATGGACAGCCATAACGTTTCAGCAAAGATTTATGCAAAAGACTTCAATAAGCTCAATGCCAATTCGGCGGCAAAAATTACCGTTAAAGATAAATTTGTTCAGGAAAAGACTGATATTGAAGTTTCCAGTTCGGCATCCATTTCCGGTAATCTTGAAGCCAATGACTTTGAAATTTCAGCAGGAAGCAGCAGCAGCTTCAGCGGGAAAATCTGGGCGGTAGACCTGGATATCGAAGCTTCTTCAGGAGCCAGCATTGATATTTCCGGAAAAGCCAGGAATGCAGAGATTTCTTCGTCTTCGGGCAGCAGTATCTCCGCAAAAGATGTCATGGTGCAGAACCTGAAAGCTGATGCTTCAAGCGGGGCCAGCGTAGATATCAGTGCAATATCATCCGTCAATGCGGAAGCGTCTTCAGGCGGAAGCATCAATGTCTATAAAAAAGGTAATATCACCTCAATAAATAAAGAAGAAACCAGCGGCGGAAGCGTAAATATCCAGTAA
- a CDS encoding monovalent cation:proton antiporter-2 (CPA2) family protein: protein METSLAMNTLLFLGVAIIMVPLARKFGLSSVIGYIAGGIIIGPYALRLTGKDVNDIMHASEFGVIMLLFLVGLELEPRKFWEMRKKIIGLGMTQMLLTISLLFVVFMWAGWQIDKAVAVAMCFALSSTAIVLQTLQEKKNLKTLAGEASFSTLLFQDIAVIPILAILPLIAHHKVTNSDNEIQVIIQNLPQWMQFATVILGVAVLILLGRYVFVPFLRYVSKSGMTELLTASSLFLVIGVSELMVAIGLSPALGAFLAGVMLANSEFRHELEAHIDPFKGLLLAVFFVSVGSTMNFNIIQEDPVFIFSMVFAVLGIKFIVLYVIGKFFKMDTPQSLFYAFALSQVGEFAFVLINYASSLYLLNDELNAQMMAVTAITMCITPFLLIINDKLINPRFIKEIPDADNGFNILDGQIRQKKIIIVGFGHFGSTVGRLLKANKIPATVLDRDSDRVKLLRSYGFKVYYGDATKIPTLRAAGIEDAEILVLCLDDPDDNKFVADIVREHYPEVKIFVRAKNRIDAYDYLNNGIDNIYRETLGTAVDMAVDVLHETGMRKYSARRLGQRFMAIDKGSIRKLAKSDDDDDIHLFTTKELLQREEDLLAYDNLNFDNQQWEDSSNDEEQQQETETEK, encoded by the coding sequence ATGGAAACCAGCTTAGCAATGAATACCCTTCTTTTTCTGGGCGTTGCCATTATCATGGTTCCGCTGGCGAGGAAATTCGGACTCAGCTCTGTGATAGGATATATTGCGGGTGGGATCATTATCGGGCCTTATGCGTTAAGGCTGACAGGAAAAGATGTAAATGACATTATGCACGCCAGTGAATTCGGGGTGATTATGCTGCTTTTTCTGGTAGGGCTGGAACTGGAGCCCCGGAAATTCTGGGAGATGCGGAAAAAGATCATCGGTCTCGGCATGACGCAGATGCTTCTTACCATTTCATTGCTCTTTGTTGTTTTTATGTGGGCCGGATGGCAAATTGATAAAGCCGTTGCGGTTGCCATGTGCTTTGCCTTGTCTTCTACAGCCATCGTGCTGCAGACGCTGCAGGAAAAGAAGAACCTGAAAACACTGGCCGGGGAAGCCTCATTTTCCACACTGCTGTTCCAGGATATCGCCGTTATCCCGATCCTGGCCATACTTCCTCTGATTGCCCACCATAAGGTAACGAACAGTGACAACGAAATCCAGGTGATCATCCAGAACCTGCCGCAGTGGATGCAGTTTGCCACCGTAATTCTGGGGGTTGCCGTTTTAATTTTACTGGGAAGGTATGTATTTGTACCGTTTTTACGGTATGTTTCAAAGTCCGGGATGACCGAACTTTTAACCGCTTCTTCGCTGTTCCTGGTCATCGGGGTGTCAGAATTAATGGTAGCCATCGGGCTTTCTCCCGCACTGGGCGCTTTCCTTGCAGGCGTTATGCTGGCCAATAGTGAATTCCGCCATGAGCTGGAGGCACACATTGACCCGTTCAAAGGCCTTCTGCTTGCCGTATTTTTTGTAAGTGTAGGATCTACCATGAATTTCAATATCATCCAGGAAGATCCGGTATTTATTTTCAGTATGGTTTTCGCTGTTTTGGGGATCAAATTTATCGTGCTTTATGTAATCGGTAAATTTTTCAAAATGGACACGCCGCAGAGCCTGTTTTATGCATTTGCCCTTTCGCAGGTCGGGGAATTTGCATTTGTCCTGATTAATTATGCCTCAAGCCTTTATCTTTTAAATGACGAACTCAATGCCCAGATGATGGCGGTAACTGCGATTACCATGTGTATTACCCCTTTCCTTTTGATTATCAACGATAAGCTGATCAACCCCAGGTTTATCAAAGAGATCCCGGATGCAGACAACGGCTTTAATATCCTGGACGGACAGATCCGCCAGAAGAAAATCATCATTGTCGGTTTCGGGCATTTCGGGAGCACGGTAGGGCGGCTGCTGAAAGCCAATAAAATACCAGCCACCGTACTGGACCGGGATTCAGACCGGGTGAAACTGCTGAGAAGTTATGGGTTTAAAGTATATTACGGCGATGCCACAAAAATCCCTACATTGCGTGCTGCCGGAATTGAAGATGCCGAAATCCTGGTACTCTGCCTGGATGACCCTGATGATAATAAGTTTGTTGCGGATATCGTACGGGAACATTACCCTGAGGTAAAAATTTTCGTACGGGCCAAAAACAGGATTGACGCCTATGATTATTTAAACAACGGGATTGACAATATTTATCGCGAAACTCTGGGAACAGCGGTTGATATGGCGGTTGATGTCCTTCATGAAACCGGCATGCGGAAATACTCCGCAAGGCGGCTCGGGCAGAGGTTTATGGCCATCGACAAAGGATCGATCCGCAAGCTCGCCAAATCTGACGACGACGACGACATCCATCTGTTTACCACGAAAGAACTCCTCCAGCGGGAGGAGGACCTTTTGGCTTATGACAATCTTAATTTTGACAATCAGCAATGGGAAGACTCTTCAAACGATGAGGAACAGCAACAGGAAACTGAGACTGAAAAGTAG
- a CDS encoding YchJ family protein, translating to MNCPCCSGKPYGECCRPYHTGEKNAPTAEALMRSRFSAFAIPNGEYLMETTLPGKRKYHNKSDLQEWGEINTWTKLEIIKLPALNQVEFKAYYTDQDGNHQIHHELSLFQKMHEKWYYVSGKFLG from the coding sequence ATGAACTGTCCCTGCTGCTCAGGAAAACCCTACGGCGAATGCTGCCGACCTTACCACACCGGAGAGAAAAATGCGCCGACGGCGGAAGCTTTAATGCGCTCAAGGTTTTCTGCCTTCGCAATCCCGAACGGTGAATATTTAATGGAAACTACGCTGCCCGGCAAAAGAAAATACCATAATAAGAGTGACCTGCAGGAATGGGGCGAGATCAATACATGGACAAAACTGGAAATTATAAAGCTTCCTGCTTTGAATCAGGTTGAATTTAAGGCGTATTACACCGATCAGGACGGCAATCATCAGATTCATCATGAGCTTTCCTTATTTCAGAAAATGCATGAAAAATGGTATTATGTTTCGGGAAAATTCTTAGGCTGA
- a CDS encoding peptidylprolyl isomerase: MTIENNHVVALRYILHTIEEDGSKILVEETTAENPFTFLYGVGMMIPKFEQNILGLKAGDKAAFTIQSEEAYGEKQPDAIAQLPIDMFNESGIPPVGAVLPLSDNEGNNFQAFVVEVTPEAVVADLNHPMAGKTLDFEVEVLSTRPATEEELAHGHAHGADGNEAH, from the coding sequence ATGACAATTGAAAACAACCATGTTGTAGCTTTACGTTACATACTTCACACAATCGAAGAGGATGGAAGTAAGATTCTTGTAGAAGAAACAACAGCAGAAAATCCATTTACATTTTTGTATGGTGTGGGAATGATGATTCCTAAGTTTGAACAGAATATCCTTGGTTTAAAGGCTGGCGATAAAGCGGCTTTTACCATTCAGTCAGAAGAAGCGTACGGTGAAAAGCAGCCTGATGCCATCGCGCAGTTGCCGATCGATATGTTTAACGAATCCGGAATTCCGCCTGTGGGTGCTGTTTTGCCTTTATCCGACAATGAAGGTAATAATTTCCAGGCATTTGTAGTGGAAGTTACGCCGGAAGCTGTAGTGGCAGACCTTAACCATCCAATGGCAGGGAAAACCTTGGATTTTGAAGTGGAAGTTTTAAGCACACGCCCGGCGACGGAAGAAGAACTCGCTCATGGCCACGCTCACGGAGCTGACGGAAACGAAGCCCATTAA
- a CDS encoding NAD(P)H-dependent oxidoreductase, giving the protein MKKTLVVFAHPYLEHSNSNAELINFYVRHQHFTLRDLYEEYPDFHIAAFRERKRLKYYDRFIFQFPLIWFGTPPLLKLWVDEVFDRDWLKEEHTNPLEGKEVYILVTTGGKERSFSKEGTYGYTVEELISGLIVSLNVFKADVKGIKVVYEANKLSKKEIIMHKQKFTELLKK; this is encoded by the coding sequence TTCAAATGCAGAGCTTATTAATTTCTATGTCCGCCACCAGCATTTTACCCTTCGGGATCTTTATGAAGAATATCCGGACTTTCACATTGCGGCATTCAGGGAAAGGAAGAGACTAAAGTATTACGACCGTTTTATTTTTCAGTTCCCCCTGATTTGGTTCGGGACTCCTCCCCTGCTGAAACTCTGGGTTGATGAAGTATTTGACCGCGATTGGCTCAAAGAGGAACATACCAATCCGCTGGAAGGTAAAGAAGTTTATATCCTGGTAACGACAGGCGGCAAGGAAAGGTCGTTCAGTAAAGAAGGTACTTACGGCTATACAGTGGAAGAACTGATCAGCGGGCTCATTGTTTCCCTGAATGTTTTTAAAGCCGATGTCAAAGGCATCAAGGTTGTTTACGAAGCCAATAAATTATCAAAAAAAGAAATTATCATGCATAAGCAGAAATTCACAGAACTTTTAAAAAAATAA
- a CDS encoding histidine kinase, whose translation MKKLWPHIILIPLLLTIPVVSSPDFDGTLSVFSVSPFQREFVRFVLVIIFFYVNLNIFLPRLYGQKRFSLFSACILFAFGIMVFLPYYLSSEHFFLSERSGVTPVDMNPQNMPPPDANMFPPPQMPGSGHGGPFRAPGPRNDGSFHQMIFSSVIPFLFSFLSSLFIFRNNEKKELERSKAKAELLNIKYQLQPHFLFNILNSIYSLALLKSDDAPDGILKLSNVMRYVVQESSKDVVELGREIEYLKDYMALQLLRTDDSLDFSYTEAGEAKGLQIAPFMLVNFIENAFKYGFNAEKHSKITVRIVVQEGFLHLNVFNYIVNRNITDEDSLKIGLRNTIEHLHQVYPVKHTLEINNNGKTYEADLKINLIKNT comes from the coding sequence ATGAAAAAGCTGTGGCCGCATATTATCCTGATTCCCCTGTTGCTTACCATCCCTGTGGTTTCATCACCGGATTTTGACGGCACGCTGTCTGTTTTCAGCGTCTCGCCTTTTCAGAGGGAATTTGTGCGTTTTGTCCTGGTCATTATTTTCTTTTATGTCAACTTAAATATTTTCCTTCCCCGACTTTACGGCCAAAAGAGATTCAGCCTGTTTTCGGCCTGTATCCTGTTTGCTTTCGGGATCATGGTTTTTCTGCCTTATTATCTGTCTTCTGAACATTTTTTCCTCAGCGAACGGTCAGGAGTTACGCCTGTGGATATGAATCCCCAGAATATGCCGCCGCCCGACGCAAATATGTTTCCCCCGCCACAGATGCCCGGCAGCGGTCACGGCGGTCCGTTCCGGGCCCCCGGCCCGAGAAATGACGGGTCTTTCCATCAGATGATCTTCTCCTCTGTTATTCCTTTTCTCTTTTCATTTTTGTCATCCCTTTTTATCTTCAGGAATAACGAGAAAAAAGAGCTGGAACGCTCCAAAGCAAAAGCGGAATTGTTAAACATCAAGTACCAGCTGCAGCCGCATTTTTTATTTAATATCCTCAACTCCATCTATTCTCTGGCCTTGTTAAAATCTGATGATGCGCCGGACGGTATCCTCAAGCTGTCTAATGTAATGCGGTACGTTGTGCAGGAAAGCAGCAAAGATGTTGTGGAACTGGGCAGGGAAATAGAATACCTGAAAGATTACATGGCGCTTCAGCTGCTGAGGACAGATGACAGCCTGGACTTTTCCTACACTGAAGCAGGTGAAGCCAAGGGGCTGCAGATCGCTCCTTTTATGCTGGTCAATTTCATTGAAAATGCTTTTAAATACGGCTTCAATGCGGAAAAACATTCAAAAATAACGGTAAGGATCGTTGTTCAGGAAGGTTTTTTGCACCTGAATGTCTTTAATTATATTGTTAACAGGAATATTACTGATGAGGACAGCCTGAAAATCGGTTTAAGGAATACCATCGAGCATCTCCATCAGGTATATCCCGTAAAGCATACTTTGGAAATCAACAATAACGGAAAGACTTACGAGGCAGATTTAAAAATTAACTTAATAAAAAACACATGA
- a CDS encoding LytTR family DNA-binding domain-containing protein, which yields MIKAIALDDEMLALKIIENYAGKIEHLSLEKTFNITSDAQKYLNKFPVDLIFLDIEMPSKNGMDFYRSISQHTKVIFTTAYSEYAVDAFSINAADYLLKPFSFERFRAAVEKVKISPEKDEVKYLSIRADYKLHKINFEDIVLIEGLDDYIRIHLKDHSKITARSSMKNILEKLSEKDFARVHRSYIVPVNTIRTIVNRNIHIGDFIIPIGETYKDVVMKIVNG from the coding sequence ATGATAAAAGCGATCGCCCTGGATGATGAAATGCTGGCCCTTAAAATTATTGAGAACTATGCCGGGAAAATAGAGCATCTTTCCCTTGAAAAAACGTTCAATATCACAAGCGATGCCCAAAAGTACCTTAATAAGTTTCCCGTTGATCTCATCTTTTTAGATATTGAGATGCCTTCTAAAAACGGCATGGATTTCTACAGAAGTATCTCCCAGCATACAAAAGTTATTTTTACCACTGCGTATTCCGAATATGCGGTGGATGCTTTCAGCATCAATGCGGCAGATTATCTGCTGAAGCCGTTTTCTTTTGAAAGGTTCAGGGCGGCGGTAGAAAAAGTAAAAATCAGCCCTGAAAAAGACGAGGTAAAATACCTTTCCATACGCGCAGACTACAAGCTTCATAAAATCAATTTTGAGGATATTGTCCTTATTGAAGGCCTGGATGATTATATCCGGATCCATTTGAAAGACCATTCTAAGATAACGGCCCGCTCATCTATGAAAAATATCCTGGAGAAGCTTTCTGAAAAGGATTTTGCCCGGGTTCACCGTTCTTATATTGTTCCCGTCAATACCATCAGGACAATCGTCAACCGCAATATCCACATCGGGGATTTTATCATTCCAATCGGGGAAACATACAAAGATGTGGTGATGAAAATCGTAAATGGATGA